The genomic region AATATTGATGTTCTTGTTTGTCTTCTTTGTAATATGATTCTTTTCAATATTGCACCTGTTGATGTTTTTACACTCGATATTTTCCCTATCAATATTGTACCTCTCGGTATTTTCCCTATCAATATTGTACCTCTCGATGTTTTCCCTATCAATATTGTACCTCTCAATGTTTTCCCTCTCAATATTGTACCTCTCGATGTTTTCCCTATCAATATTGTACCTCTCAATATTTTCCACCCCAATACTTTCCCTCTTGCATATTTCCATGTCCATTTTTTGCACCCCACTTCCACCTTTTTGGTGAGCCCCTTTAATGGGAcgatttttttctttctcatGTTCACTTAAAAAATGCTTTTCTAAGAACTGGTTTAAAATTCCATCAATTTTGAAagaatttttatcataaacAATTTTAGTTCTACATGATGGACAATTATCGATAGAATATTTTTGAATAGCAGTAGCTAAACATTTCCAACAGAATGAATGAAAGCATGAATTTAAAGTAACTGGTTCATGTATTAAGGATAGACAAATAGggcatatatatttttcaatggTTACATTTGTATTAGTATATTTCTGCATAAATTCATcagaaataatattaactGATGAAATTAATTTTGGTAATTCATCTGATAGGCACCAAGTATAACTTGACAAGATATCAGTTACTtgtatatttctatatatattaccacaatgtttattttttttttttaatatttttattaatcctatataattatatataacatatgttCTTATAATCTTACATTTATTCGAGAGTATACTTAATTGAacacaaaaattaaaaaattcttttgaaacatttttttcttttaatatatttaataaagtaTCAAATGATATACATTCTTTAGATAtcttcatattatcattattatcaaatatttctaatgtactataattcttttcaatctctttttttatattcataatctctttaaataattttacaaatgtttcttctattatatttaaatcatGTAATAGAACTTCTTCAAatcttttatttaattccTTCCCATTCTCTAATTCCTTTTCAATAatactattattaatatattttattaatttttttaatactttataatttatataatgcaTACCAGAGTGGTTATGCATCTCTCTTCTGATGTTCTTACCAaacttcatttttaaaataattttatataaaaaaataaaatcataaaaTACTTACcttgtaataaataaataaataaatatatacatatatatatgtacaaatatatttatttctatttaCGTATTAATATGCtttacttttttatatagcatacataaataataacgCTTCTTTCTTTCATGTAATggtctttattatattatgccatattaaaataaatactaTCTTTAAAACaacaacaaatatatataatatatataatatatatatatatatatatattgatttatttatttattaatattaaaaattgcttcatataaaaaaactctttttatttttgggtcatctatttttaatataaaaatatctttttattttcttatcataacatatatataatatatatataatataatataatataatcataacaattatatatttttcattgccttcaattttatcatttaaattttttaatgttatgttaaaaaatgtttaataatcaatcatatattttttacaaatcataaaaattgttttcataaaaatatgttcatataaaataaaatacaattatattattatatatatatataaatatattaatataataaataatacgtatttatttttaattttacgtgtttatatatatatatatatatataatattatatatatatatataactccAAGagtaagaaataataaaaactttCCTCTGCtttttaacttttttttttcatcgtAACATgcacttaaaaaaaaaaaaaaaaaaaaaatttttttttctgaaatttcatattaaaaagaaaaaatgtacataatttatataaaataatttttacattaataattatatataataaaaataagtatatttaaaaaatagatatttgtaattattataaaatttgtgAATTTATAaagtttttataaataataatatatatattatatatatataatatagataaatcaatcttcttttaaaatattacatatatatatatatatatatatatatattttattgtagaatgaaaaatattttatattttaaaaagaatgaccttttttttttaaaacaaatatgAATACCTAACAGTCATCGAAATGTATACATAAAAGGAATGTtgtaatgaaatatatttgtatatatatattatgtaggATGATTTGTGTtgattaataattttacatatctgattcattttttatataatatcatatataaaaataaaataaaattaaattaaattccATATgcatcatataatatatctatatataatttactcTGATAAGAACGCTCCCTGAAAAGCGTTTCCCCCTAACATTAAATAATTGTctttatacatacatacatatatatatatatatatatatatatatattgtttaagTGTATAATATTACAGTGAAAAGGCAAGATTAATATTTCATTCCATTTTGTATTCACATTGCATATGGAACCAAACTGTTGTTTCATCaccacatatacatatatatatatatataatatatgtatatatttcattttatttttttcttgtgcatttttaaaaattacaagcaatttttaaataaaattttttgcATGTTgtgaatttttataaattcaaaTTGTTCATATAAAAGTTTGCTAGGaaaaatttgttttataaatacatttattagatatatttaaatataaaatcttcttcttcttttttttttttttttatttttttaaatataaaaaatataaaactataaacataaaatagcatataaatataaagtgGTACAATAAaaggtattatatatatatatatataatatcatggaatgaaaatatacataatatatataaataaacatatatgtgtgtgtacattatttttttctatcaaTTCATATagaaattttttcttttttatggatatatgtatttttttttttttttttttttttttttttggctagttgttcatataaatatatgaccATAATAGCTAgctatacatacatacatatatatatatatatatatatatatatatatatatacatacatatacatatatacatacatatatacatatatacatacatatatacatatatatattttactgaTTGATGTACTCATTACAATCAATTTTATTTGGCATTTCTGAGATGGCAACTTCAAATCTTGTTTGTACTTCATTCAATGCCAAAGTATCTTCTTGTGAAGAAACAAAAGTAACGGCTAGCCCTTTGGTTCCAAATCTTCCTGCACGTCCTACTCTATGTAAATAGGAGTCTGAATTTTCTGGCATATCATAATTGATAACAATATTAACTCTTTCAATATCGATACCTCTTCCGAATAAATCAGTTGAAACTAGGATTCTGTTTTCaaattttttgaatttatCATATCTTTCAATTCTTTCTTGTTGTTCAAGACCTCCATGGATAGCTATGGATGGGAAATTACATTCAGTTAATAATTTATCTAGTGTGATAGCTCTAGTAACTGATTTAACAAAGATAATAACTTGATTGAATTCTAATGCATCTAATATTTCTATAAGTTTTCTTGTTTTATCCTTTTCTTGTAATTTAACATAATGTTGTAATAATCCGtgtaattttaatttagCTTCATCATCAATAAAAATTTCTACAGGATTTTGTAAAAACTTTTTACAC from Plasmodium sp. gorilla clade G2 genome assembly, chromosome: 2 harbors:
- a CDS encoding RING zinc finger protein, putative, producing the protein MKFGKNIRREMHNHSGMHYINYKVLKKLIKYINNSIIEKELENGKELNKRFEEVLLHDLNIIEETFVKLFKEIMNIKKEIEKNYSTLEIFDNNDNMKISKECISFDTLLNILKEKNVSKEFFNFCVQLSILSNKCKIIRTYVIYNYIGLIKILKKKNKHCGNIYRNIQVTDILSSYTWCLSDELPKLISSVNIISDEFMQKYTNTNVTIEKYICPICLSLIHEPVTLNSCFHSFCWKCLATAIQKYSIDNCPSCRTKIVYDKNSFKIDGILNQFLEKHFLSEHEKEKNRPIKGAHQKGGSGVQKMDMEICKRESIGVENIERYNIDRENIERYNIERENIERYNIDRENIERYNIDRENTERYNIDRENIECKNINRCNIEKNHITKKTNKNINICNNYKTSSNYSNNYVLSNKVFENNKTSCVMNYNIYNIKDEENPKVPPSTYDGSILSSSDSSNSNQNNGINFVYMKKGKDIIVPTTKMSNGLTAYEILDDEYMDTIESLNKYVSVLNTNDINSMDERERECSDYSDEFCNEISKDKINNSESNRMRQENNYNNIINEVLSYTFN